CTACTTGAATAAGGAGGACACGGAGGATCCAGTTGAACCAGAGAACCGGGTTTTATTACCCTCACCACAGACTTAACCCCCGGGGTTGGaagaaagcaacaaaaacaggCTAGACTATCTAGGCGGCGCACGTTCTTCTCCCCAATTGTCTTTTTCTCCTGTTCTTCGCTCTCAATCTCCGCTGCTCCACACTCTTCTTCTACTCTCTTAATTCCCTACTCTCCGTCTTTCTACCCGCCCTGTCCAGCTAACTAGGGCAACATCCTCCCCCCATGAATCCCCCCTCCTTTGTCGTCAGCGCTGCAGGGTCGCTACAATATCATCTTTATGTGTTCTTTCAGGTGTtcaaggaggaagaggaggccatAAAGGTGGATCTCCATGAAGGCTGTGGGAGGACTAAGCTCTTCTGGCTCATGGCTCTGGCTGACTCTAAGACTATGAAGGCTATGGTAGAGTTCAGAGAGCACACAGGTAATGCCACTGTTCTTCTGTTAGTGTTTTACTATAAAAATTGCTGCAAATGTGTTATCTGCTCAAGCTGTGTGGTTATATTAACAGTAATGTCATTGTTTCTGCAGGTAAACCAGCCTCGAGCAGCTCAGACGCCTGCAGGTTTTGTGGTACGAGGAATGGGACGGAGCTGTCTGCAGTGGGCAGCGTCTGCTCAGACCCAGACTGCCAGGTACTTAATATCaacttttaacaaaaacatatcaGTCTGAGAATTTGTGTTGAGTCTAATACTCATAAGACACATTTAGAGTAATGTAGCGTTACAGTACTGAACGTGTTATAAGTACTGTGTTTCCAAAGCCTCACCAGTTTCTCTGTGGTTTTCTCTCTCAGGAGTATGCTAAACTGGCCTGCAGTAAAACTCATTCCTGTGGACACCCCTGTGGAGGAGTCAAGAATGAGGAGGCCTGCCTTCCCTGTCTGCACGGCTGCGACAAGAACACTGGCTGTCTGAAACAGGATGCAGACGACATGTGTATGATCTGCTTCACAGAggccctctctgctgctcctgcagTTCAGGTAGCTCTAAATACTAATATTCTAGTCCATATTGTGGATGAGTTTCTAATCTTTCAGTTTCCTCATTTAACTTGTTGTTCTATTCTCAGCTGGACTGCACTCACGTGTTCCACCTTCAGTGTACTCGTCGCGTTCTTGAAAATCGCTGGCTCGGGCCCCGGATCACGTTTGGGTTCATGTTGTGTCCCATCTGTAAGGTAAGATGTTACCTGAAGAGATTCATCCAGCAACAATGAGGATAGATAGATAAGCAAATCTACTGACTGCATTGTTCACTGTCCTTATCGTGAATGCCTTTGACACATGCAGTGAGCTTACCTTACCACCGTAATGAagctgtttttcaaaatgtgtttcaatatTTGTTTCCAGAACAAAATCAATCACTCGGTGATCAAGGACCTGCTCGACCCCATTAAGGAGCTGTATGAGGACGTGAGGAGAAAGGCTCTGATGAGGCTGGAGTACGAGGGTCTACATAAGAGCGAGGCAATCACTACACCAGGAGCGCGATTCCACAACGACCCTGCAGGCTTTGCCATGAACAGATATGCATACTATGTCTGCTTCAAGTGCAAGAAGGTACTATATAACATAAAgtcatatttaatataaatattgctCAGAAGTTGAAAATTAATTTGTGGTTGCCCTTTTACCCAGGCCTATTTCGGAGGAGAGGCTCGCTGCGACGCGGAGGCAGGACAGGGCGATGACTACGACCCCAGTGAGCTGATCTGTGGAGCATGCTCAGATGTCTCCAGGGCTCAGGTTAGGGTCAATTACTATAGCCAAGaggtttcacattttgtttgtttgctaaTTATGACCCTGTAGTCAGCAGTCAATCCTCGAAAAGGGGAATAATATTGTAACTATTAAAAATGCTGCTTATATTGACTCCTTCCCTGATGATTCTTGTTTACCTGTCACCAGATGTGCTCCAAACATGGAACAGACTTCCTGGAGTATAAATGTCGGTACTGCTGCTCGGTGGCCGTTTTCTTCTGCTTTGGCACCACACACTTCTGCAACGCCTGCCATGACGACTTCCAGAGGATGACCAGTGTCCCCAAGGAGGAACTGCCTCATTGTCCTGCAGGTGCTTAGCTATGCTATGGCCTACCGTGACATTGCTAAATTTATCAAACTTTTTGCAAAATACCACACAGGAATAACTATTAAGAGATAATAATTGAGATGTTATCCTTTTCCTTTCTATCACAGGGCCCAAAGGCAAGCAGCTGGAGGGTACTGAGTGCCCTTTGCATGTGGTTCATCCGCCAACGGGGGAGGAGTTCGCCCTGGGCTGTGGGGTGTGCAGAAATGCCCACACCTTCTAAACAACACAAGACTTTCATTGAAAACCAGTTTGTCTACTGTGATTTCTGGCTGCTGCTGAAGCTCAGCTGTGAAGCTTGGCTCTTGCATTGTTGGTCTCCTGGACTGGATCAGGTTTCCTCCCTACGCTGAGAGTCCTCAGGTCTGCTCTTCTACCAACATCAGTAACATGGAGCTCTGATACGATCCTTTGGATTCAGAgtgaatggaaaaaaagaacaatagattttaaaaaaagaagaaaaaaaagaaaatatcttgTGACGTGTTTGCATGCGGCCGTTGTATTCCCTCGGCTTCTATAGACGTTGCACACCTCCTGATCACTGAAGTGTAACAGTACAAGATTTAACATTCAATATGAGAGGAATTTGCTTAAAGGCAAATGTGGATCAGcgtgggtttaaaaaaaaaaaaaggaacaggcCGTATTTCCAGCTTCCTAACTataaatttaaatttaaatattgttgtatGTAAACTTTTTTCGTAATCTTGTACAGTATTCTCCACTGTCAAGTGCATAATGGGTTGACGGACAAAAAAAGAAGGTGGAAAAGACTGTTAAGAATATTATGTTTGGGAGGAAAATAGTGTACGATTTATCTAATCTTGTATATATGATACTATTCAAAATAGCTGTATTCCGAAGTTGCTACTCTTCACTTCAGTTTTGTTTGATATTCTGGGTTATGTTTTGAGCCAGAACTTTTAATGAAGTGCAATACTGGGTGTGCCTCCTATTTTGCAGCTGTTTAACCTATGGAATGTATGTCAATAAAGccactgtacatttttatacagTAGACAGTCGTAATTCCCCCTCTTCTTAATGTCAGATCTATTCTGTTGTCTGGAAAATGAAAAGGATGAGCCTGACGCCCGCAGTGAATGATAGTGGATGTACATCCTATTTGGAGCTCtgtcaaaaaaggaaaaagtaccAAAATCCTAcagtaatacaaaacaaacaaaagaccTCACAGTGAGACTGAATACAGCTGAGTGATATGAGGGGCCAGTCTTCACACCAAATACAATTGTGCACCTGTAATGTTTTTCCCTAGTAGGAGGCAATGGGATTGGGGTGTCAGGGGAACAGAGTGTGGACAAAAAGCTGCTGTTATATAAAAGCTTAATACTTGTGAATCTGCTCTGTAATATCTGTGGTGGATGGAGTTGAATGGTAATAAACCAGGTTCTCTGTTTCGCAAAGTATACACTGTGTCATTAATGAGTGGTGACCATTCCCATTAAATTACCTACAGTCACTGTTGGCCTTTGATTGTTCTGTATGAAAGAGATCCAATGTCAAATCTAGCTAGAGACTCAAAttgttaattgttttttgtaaataccTTGTATAAAAGGCTGAAAGTTTTGTGTaactgaaaatatgaaaatgtatcaCTCGCTTTAACACCTTTTGTAATTGTAAGGGCTCCATTACATGCCAGTGTGATCCAAGTTATTCAAAATATATGCATTTGAGGTGTTTGTGTAACTAAAATCCATGTTTGCATCTGGGAGGagtacatttacagtatatgagGGCGTTGTAATGGGCTGAAGTTGTTCCACAGTATTGTATTGGTTGCTTTTGAATATTTActactttttttattgacttcaTCAATATGATGTCAGAAATATTGAGGACTAGAAGAGATaagtgacagacagacaataaTGTTGGGGAATTAAACGATTAGAATAACCCAAGGACACTGCGAAATGAACTGGAGATACTACCAAGAAAAAGATTTCATAATCCaattaggtttaaaaaaatacacagtcATACATATTCATCAAAAGAATACGACATTATAAAAGGGGCTTAACATAGTATTTATAGTAAAGGAGTGAAGTGGGGAAAGCTTGGCTCTTTGGAGTCTTTCAGCATtcgtttttgtgttttccaaaaTAGATCCACAATTACATAAGGCGTACTTTATAATTGTGTGTAAATTACAACCTAATGTTGCTGATAAAGCTGAGACTTGTAGCTGCATGTATGTGTTCAGAAACGGGTGCGGATAAAAAgactataaaaaagaaaagaaaaatcataaaAACCAGCAACACGGTTTGTATTTGTGATATTATAGAAGTTTCTttaattttaatcaaaaaaACACATGAGCATATTTTGTTCCCTCTCGAGTCATCGCTTGGTCACAGACGGTCTTTTAACAGCCATTTCGCATTGTATCTCCCATGATGCACCGCTGCTGTCACAACAACAACTCCTCGCCATTTCAGAATCAGGGGGGCCGAAACTCCCACCAAGGATTCGGGTCAACCTGTCGGATGAGCACCACTCGCATCGTGTTTATTCATTCAGTAAAACTTCTCTTACCTTTTCTCTATCGTATAACGGCTTAGTTGTTATGTTCCGATGCGTTTTATTCGGTTGTTACGTATGAGCTTTTCCAGCTTGGGCCCGGGCTGAAGTGTCAAAAGTGTTCTACGGATTTTCCTGCTAACAGCTAGGAGGCTAACTAAGTGTAAACATCAAGGTAGGGTGGGTGGTCAAGCTTGTaagctgtgtgttttatgcGTAGTAAAATAACTCTGTGCGTCATGTCAACACAGTCTAGAGTATTGAATGGACAAAGTGTCATACGGAGGCAAGAGTTTGCATTTATAGCTAGCTTTAAATATAATGGTCCAAACTAGTAAGCTACTTAAGTTTCCTGCTACTTTCATTTACGCTGTCAACTCAAACAAAGCAGTGATTTGTGCATTCAATCAAACCCGTGCAGTGATGCACATaggacatttacattgtcaGCTTTTTATTACAGAATTAGATGCTTTATTATATCGATATATTGATGGCTAGCGTTACCTGCTTAAACATGGCCTCCACAAGCTGGTGCAGTTAAACATCACATCAAATACATCACGTTTCTTCTAAAATAAGCAAATATATCACAGTACTGTGTGATTTAACAATTTAGAGATGCATGACAATGGCAGTGATTTGAAATGAACATAATAAGACTTTATTTACAAGATACAGTATAAGTAACCTTACACATtcaatgattattttttcattgttgttgaTCTAATTTGACTCGCATACAGGTTGAGATTATTCATCGTTAATCATGCAGTGCTGCAATGGTGCAGAATGCAAATATGCTGGGATAAGTATTCAATGACTAATGCAACAGATGCCTACACACGTCAGTTGCATTATATTCAGTATATATAGCATAGTTTCATTTTAGATTAATTATGAGGAATCATGTTCATACATTCAAATTTATAGCACACATCTGTTGTATACAGAAATAACTAGTGATTTGAGGGAATTCAATCCCCATTGTacaatctttttaaatattcaggtCAGGGAATAACATGATAGACCCCAAGAAAAAAGTGATCAAGTTTGAAACCAGGATATGTTAATCCACAGAAGTCTATATAGTCATTTTGTAACATGTAATCTGTAAAACTCATCAACAAACAAAAGTGGTttgtagttttaaatgtatcaatGTAAGCTTCAGTCCAACAATTACTTCTACTTTCACATTTGATGAGGTTGATCAACAAGCCTGTGCTTTGTGTTGCTGAAATATAACAAGCTTCCTACCTCTATTTGTTCAGGATGAAGCGTAttaaaggaggagaggaggacagcaAAAGCTCTACCAGTAAAAGCCCAAGTGAGGCTTGCAAGAAGGTGCGGAAGCAGACGGGCGAGGAGTCAGAGGCAGCGGCAGTCAGTGAGTCTTCGGGGATTGACTGGGCCCGCCTGCCTCAGGAGCTCCTGCTTCACATCTTTCAGTACCTTCCCCTGCTGGATCGGGCGTATGCCTCTCAGGTGTGCCGCAGGTGGAACCAGGCTTTCCATATGCCAGAGCTGTGGAGATGCTTTGAGTTTGAGCTTAACCAGCCTGCCAGCTCTTACCTGAAAGCCACACATCCAGACCTCATCAAGCAGATCATAAAGAGGCACTCCAACCACCTGCAGTATGTCAGCTTCAAGGTAACAGCGGAAAAATATTTTGGGTGTTAAAACAAACGATTCTGGGTTCAATCCGAATTTGCTACCAGCCGTCTGGTCAGACGTTGTTGTGTTAATGATCCTGAGGTGATGTTTAATCTCTGCTTGAATTTGCCAGGTGGACAGCAGTACAGAGTCTGCAGAAGCAGCATGTGACATCCTCTCACAGTTGGTGAATTGTTCACTAAAGACCTTGGGGCTCATCTCTACAGCCAGGCCCAGTTTCATGGAGGTTCCAAAGGTATAatcagcacaaacacaacatttctgtGTCAGATTTACAAGGAAAATCTAATTAACTCTTAATGCCTTTCCATGGTGTAGGATTTAGTCTTTGAAACGTGTTAAAGTTAGTGGGCAGAAGAGCTTTGACATTCTCTATTTATCTGAGGATTGGGCTGAAAAGCAGACTCTGTTCCCATTCTTTGCACAGAGCAAGAATTCCAATACTTTGAAGGACACATGAAGTTGTCtgggaaatgttattttgtctCTCTTAGTGCACTGTGATCCTTTTTCTATAAACACTTGAACCAGTGTATTACATAATTGAGTGGGTCATTATCATATTAAACTTTCCCCATGTACACATATAGTCGTTATGTGGATTACCTATCATACTAAGATAAGATGTAATTATTCTCCAGTCAGCAGTTGCTAAATggacacacaaaacatttattatctaaaaatctgtgtgtttctgtgggtAAGAGACCAAAAACCAATATGCATAAATATTATTCACAGCACATACAGTCCAACATCAATCCAACTATAACTGATTTAAATATGCCCACTTAAATCTGATACCTGTAATCTTGGTAGCTTCTTCGCAAGCTAATTCATGATTACTCTTTGTCCTCCCATAGTCTCATTTCATCTCAGCTCTGACCGTGGTGTTTGTCAACTCCAAATCGCTGTCCTCGCTGAAGATTGACGACACGCCGGTGGATGATCCGTCTCTGAAGGTGCTTGTGGCCAACAACAGCGACACGCTGAAGCTGCTGAAGATGAGCAGCTGCCCTCACGTCTCCCCCGCAGGTACAGTGAGCGCCCAGATCAGAGCTGTGATCAAGTCAAGAGAAAGCAGCATCATGTTTatgcctgtttttattttggtataTTCAAGCCATATCTATCTTGCACTTTCAGTCATGTTTTCAAAAGTCACAAggtagtttttttaaattctagTGGCTTATTTGGAGCCTAGTTTAActtatcattattttatcaaTCTTCCTCTTATAAACATTTTCCTGGAACTGTTTTTAATTGTCAGCTATGATAAATCTGCTTATTCAACTGTTATCTTGTCTAACAAAACATTACACAGCATAAATACCCATGATGAGTTTTaaatcatttagaaaacaaCCATCTGTCCGTATTTGCAGGGATCCTGTGTGTGGCAGACCAGTGTCACGGCCTGAGAGAGCTCGCACTGAACTACCACCTCCTGAGTGATGACCTGCTGCTGGCCCT
This genomic stretch from Eleginops maclovinus isolate JMC-PN-2008 ecotype Puerto Natales chromosome 7, JC_Emac_rtc_rv5, whole genome shotgun sequence harbors:
- the fbxl3a gene encoding F-box/LRR-repeat protein 3, producing the protein MKRIKGGEEDSKSSTSKSPSEACKKVRKQTGEESEAAAVSESSGIDWARLPQELLLHIFQYLPLLDRAYASQVCRRWNQAFHMPELWRCFEFELNQPASSYLKATHPDLIKQIIKRHSNHLQYVSFKVDSSTESAEAACDILSQLVNCSLKTLGLISTARPSFMEVPKSHFISALTVVFVNSKSLSSLKIDDTPVDDPSLKVLVANNSDTLKLLKMSSCPHVSPAGILCVADQCHGLRELALNYHLLSDDLLLALSSEKHVHLEHLRIDVVSENPGQHFHTIKKSSWDAMVRHSPKFNLVMYFFLYEDEFGPFFNEEIPVTHLYFGRSVSKEVLGRVGLHCPRLVELVVCANGLRPLDEELIRIAKHCTQLSAIGLGECEVSCSAFVEFVKMCGRRLSQLSIMEQVLIPDHKYSLDEIHWEVSKHLGRVWFPDMMPTW